From a region of the Xanthomonas rydalmerensis genome:
- the acnA gene encoding aconitate hydratase AcnA, which translates to MSDSFSTRASLEVNGQRYAYYSLPKLAERFDIARLPYSLKILLENLLRHEDGGVTVGKDHIEAVAKWDPKAEPDTEIAFMPARVVLQDFTGVPCVVDLAAMRDAVVKLGGRPEQINPLIPSELVIDHSVQVDVFGKPDALDLNGKIEFQRNKERYGFLRWGQKAFDNFKVVPPNTGIVHQVNLEHLARVVMTGERDGEAIAYPDTVFGTDSHTTMINGIGVLGWGVGGIEAEAAMLGQPSSMLIPQVVGFKLTGKLPEGATATDLVLTVTQMLRKHGVVGKFVEFFGDGLQHLPLADRATIGNMAPEYGATCGIFPIDAESLTYLRLSGRSEEQIALVEAYAKAQGLWHDADSAHAAYSATLELDMGQVKPSLAGPKRPQDRVLLEDMQRNFRDSLVPFADARSKRHSDAKQEDRLKNEGGGGTAVGAQAAHAQDAEASGAGWQLRDGAVVIAAITSCTNTSNPAVMLGAGLLARNAVAKGLKAQPWVKTSLGPGSLVVTDYLKKAGVMTDLEQLGFYVVGYGCTTCIGNSGPLPEDVSAAIAQDDLVVASVLSGNRNFEGRVHPEVKMNYLASPPLVVAYAIAGTTDIDLTRDPLGTGSDGQPVYLRDIWPSNKEIGDTIAATVGPEMFKQNYADVFKGDSRWAAIASPDGELYAWDGASTYIKNPPYFDGMTMQVGRIDDVHGARVLGLFGDSITTDHISPAGNIKKDSPAGRFLQERGVQPADFNSYGSRRGNDDVMVRGTFANIRIKNLMFGGEEGGNTLYHPPGGGQPEKLAIYDAAMKYKADGVPLVVIGGKEYGTGSSRDWAAKGTNLLGVKAVIAESFERIHRSNLVGMGVLPLQFLDGQNAQSLGLDGSEVFEITGLQDGASKRAKVVATKADGSAQSFEVAVMLLTPKEVEYFRHGGLLQYVLRQLAAR; encoded by the coding sequence ATGAGCGATTCCTTTTCCACCCGTGCCTCGCTCGAGGTCAACGGCCAACGCTACGCCTACTACAGCCTGCCCAAGCTCGCCGAGCGCTTCGACATCGCCCGCTTGCCCTACTCGCTGAAGATCCTGCTGGAAAACCTGTTGCGCCACGAAGACGGCGGCGTGACCGTGGGCAAGGACCACATCGAGGCAGTGGCGAAGTGGGATCCCAAGGCCGAGCCGGATACCGAGATCGCCTTCATGCCGGCGCGCGTGGTGCTGCAGGACTTCACCGGCGTACCGTGCGTGGTCGACCTGGCCGCAATGCGCGACGCGGTGGTCAAGCTCGGCGGGCGCCCGGAACAGATCAACCCGCTGATTCCCTCGGAACTGGTGATCGACCATTCGGTGCAGGTGGACGTGTTCGGCAAGCCCGACGCGCTGGACCTCAACGGCAAGATCGAATTCCAGCGCAACAAGGAGCGCTACGGCTTCCTGCGCTGGGGCCAGAAGGCCTTCGACAACTTCAAGGTGGTGCCGCCGAACACCGGCATCGTGCACCAGGTCAACCTGGAGCACCTGGCGCGGGTGGTGATGACCGGCGAGCGTGACGGCGAGGCGATCGCCTACCCGGACACCGTGTTCGGCACCGATAGCCACACCACCATGATCAACGGCATCGGCGTGCTCGGCTGGGGCGTGGGCGGCATCGAGGCGGAAGCGGCGATGCTCGGCCAGCCTTCGTCGATGCTGATCCCGCAGGTGGTGGGCTTCAAGCTCACCGGCAAGCTGCCCGAAGGCGCCACCGCCACCGACCTGGTGCTGACGGTGACGCAGATGCTGCGCAAGCACGGCGTGGTCGGCAAGTTCGTCGAGTTCTTCGGCGACGGCCTGCAGCACCTGCCGCTGGCCGACCGCGCCACCATCGGCAACATGGCGCCCGAATACGGCGCGACCTGCGGCATCTTCCCGATCGACGCCGAATCGCTGACCTACCTGCGCCTGTCCGGGCGCAGCGAGGAGCAGATCGCGCTGGTCGAGGCCTACGCCAAGGCGCAGGGCCTGTGGCACGACGCCGACAGCGCGCATGCCGCGTACAGCGCCACCCTGGAACTGGACATGGGCCAGGTCAAGCCGTCGCTGGCCGGTCCCAAGCGCCCGCAGGACCGCGTGCTGCTGGAAGACATGCAGCGCAACTTCCGCGACAGCCTGGTGCCGTTCGCCGACGCGCGCAGCAAGCGCCACAGCGATGCGAAACAGGAAGACCGGCTCAAGAACGAAGGCGGCGGCGGCACCGCGGTCGGCGCCCAGGCGGCGCATGCGCAGGATGCCGAGGCCAGCGGCGCCGGCTGGCAGCTACGCGACGGCGCGGTGGTGATCGCGGCGATCACCTCCTGCACCAACACCTCCAACCCGGCGGTGATGCTCGGCGCCGGCCTGCTCGCGCGCAACGCCGTGGCCAAGGGCCTGAAGGCGCAGCCGTGGGTCAAGACCTCGCTCGGGCCGGGCTCGCTGGTGGTCACCGATTACCTCAAGAAGGCCGGGGTGATGACCGACCTGGAACAGCTCGGCTTCTACGTGGTCGGCTACGGCTGCACCACCTGCATCGGCAACTCCGGCCCGCTGCCGGAGGATGTGTCGGCGGCCATCGCCCAGGACGACCTGGTGGTGGCGTCGGTGCTGTCGGGCAACCGCAACTTCGAAGGCCGTGTGCATCCGGAAGTGAAGATGAACTACCTGGCCTCCCCGCCGCTGGTAGTCGCCTACGCCATCGCCGGCACCACCGACATCGACCTGACCCGCGACCCGCTGGGCACCGGCAGCGACGGCCAGCCGGTGTACCTGCGCGACATCTGGCCGAGCAACAAGGAGATCGGCGACACCATCGCCGCCACGGTCGGCCCGGAGATGTTCAAGCAGAACTACGCCGACGTGTTCAAGGGCGACAGCCGCTGGGCCGCCATCGCCTCGCCCGACGGCGAGCTTTACGCCTGGGACGGCGCCTCCACCTACATCAAGAACCCGCCCTACTTCGACGGCATGACCATGCAGGTCGGCCGCATCGACGACGTGCACGGTGCGCGCGTGCTCGGCCTGTTCGGCGACTCGATCACCACCGACCACATCTCCCCGGCCGGCAACATCAAGAAGGACTCGCCGGCGGGCCGCTTCCTGCAGGAACGCGGCGTGCAGCCGGCCGACTTCAACAGCTACGGCAGCCGCCGCGGCAACGACGACGTCATGGTCCGCGGCACCTTCGCCAATATCCGCATCAAGAACCTGATGTTCGGCGGCGAGGAAGGCGGCAACACCCTGTACCACCCGCCCGGCGGCGGCCAGCCGGAAAAGCTGGCGATCTACGACGCGGCGATGAAGTACAAGGCCGACGGCGTGCCGCTGGTGGTGATCGGCGGCAAGGAATACGGCACCGGCTCCTCGCGCGACTGGGCGGCCAAGGGCACCAATCTGCTCGGGGTCAAGGCCGTGATCGCCGAAAGCTTCGAACGCATCCACCGCTCCAATCTGGTCGGCATGGGCGTGCTGCCACTGCAGTTCCTCGACGGCCAGAACGCGCAGAGCCTGGGCCTGGACGGCTCGGAAGTGTTCGAGATCACCGGCCTGCAGGACGGCGCCAGCAAGCGCGCCAAGGTCGTGGCGACCAAGGCCGACGGCAGCGCGCAGTCCTTCGAGGTGGCGGTGATGCTGCTGACCCCGAAGGAAGTGGAGTACTTCCGCCATGGCGGCCTGCTGCAGTACGTGCTGCGGCAATTGGCTGCGCGCTGA
- a CDS encoding type II toxin-antitoxin system VapC family toxin, whose product MIAIDSSVLVDLLADGPQADAAEACLRQCLSTGPVVVCDIVLAEVCSALRDGAEALSVLEDMSIRFSALEAKSALRAGEMQRRFRARGGKRERVVADFLIGAHALLQCDGLITRDDRFFRDYFKGLKIIVPKPAG is encoded by the coding sequence ATGATCGCCATCGACTCGTCCGTGCTGGTGGACCTGCTGGCCGACGGCCCGCAGGCCGACGCCGCCGAAGCCTGCCTGCGCCAGTGCCTGAGCACCGGTCCGGTGGTGGTCTGCGACATCGTCCTGGCCGAAGTGTGCAGCGCGCTGCGCGACGGCGCCGAGGCGTTGTCGGTGTTGGAGGACATGAGCATCCGCTTCAGCGCGCTGGAGGCCAAGTCGGCCCTGCGCGCCGGCGAGATGCAGCGCCGCTTCCGCGCCCGTGGCGGCAAGCGCGAGCGGGTGGTGGCCGATTTCCTGATCGGTGCGCATGCGCTGCTGCAATGCGATGGCCTGATCACCCGCGACGACCGTTTTTTCCGCGATTACTTCAAGGGCCTGAAGATCATCGTCCCCAAGCCTGCCGGCTGA
- the acnB gene encoding bifunctional aconitate hydratase 2/2-methylisocitrate dehydratase — MLEAYRHHVAERAALGIPPLPLSAQQTAQVIELLKNPPAGEEQFLVELLSHRVPAGVDDAAKVKASYLAAVAFGSEKTPLISPTRATELLGTMLGGYNIHPLIELLDNAELGAVAAEGLKHTLLIFDAFHDVQEKAEAGNAHAKAVLQSWAEAEWFTSKPEVPQSLTITVFKVPGETNTDDLSPAPDATTRPDIPLHALAMLKNKRDGAPFEPEEDGKRGPIQAIADLKAKGHLVAYVGDVVGTGSSRKSATNSVLWWTGEDIPYIPNKRFGGVCLGSKIAPIFYNTMEDAGALPIELDVSQMEHGDVVELRPYEGKALKNGQVIAEFAMKSDVLFDEVRAGGRIPLIVGRGLTAKAREFLGLPASDLFRLPMDPPDTGKGFSLAQKMVGRACGLPEGQGMRPGTYCEPKMTSVGSQDTTGPMTRDELKDLACLGFSADLVMQSFCHTAAYPKPVDVKTHHTLPEFISTRGGVSLRPGDGVIHSWLNRMLLPDTVGTGGDSHTRFPIGISFPAGSGLVAFAAATGVMPLDMPESVLVRFKGQMQPGVTLRDLVNAIPLYAIKQGLLTVAKQGKKNIFSGRILEIEGLPELKVEQAFELSDASAERSAAGCTVRLNKEPIVEYLTSNITLLKWMIAEGYADARSLARRIKKMEEWLADPQLLEPDADAEYAAVIEIDLADIHEPIVACPNDPDDVKTLSDVAGAAIDEVFIGSCMTNIGHFRAAAKLLEGKRDIPTRLWVAPPTKMDASELTKEGHYGTFGAAGARMEMPGCSLCMGNQAQAREGATVFSTSTRNFPNRLGRNTNVYLGSAELAAICSRLGRIPTKDEYMADVGVIKTSGEQIYRYMNFDQIQDYQDVATTVAA, encoded by the coding sequence ATGTTGGAAGCCTACCGCCACCACGTTGCAGAGCGCGCCGCGCTCGGAATCCCGCCGCTGCCGCTGAGCGCGCAGCAGACCGCGCAGGTCATCGAACTGCTGAAGAATCCGCCGGCCGGCGAGGAGCAGTTCCTGGTCGAACTGCTGAGCCATCGCGTGCCGGCGGGCGTCGACGACGCCGCCAAGGTCAAGGCCTCGTACCTGGCCGCGGTCGCCTTCGGCAGCGAGAAGACCCCGCTGATCTCGCCCACCCGCGCCACCGAACTGCTGGGCACCATGCTCGGCGGCTACAACATCCATCCGCTGATCGAGCTGCTGGACAACGCCGAACTCGGTGCAGTCGCCGCCGAAGGTCTGAAGCACACGCTGCTGATCTTCGACGCCTTCCACGACGTGCAGGAGAAGGCCGAGGCCGGCAACGCGCACGCCAAGGCGGTGCTGCAGAGCTGGGCCGAGGCCGAGTGGTTCACCAGCAAGCCGGAAGTGCCGCAGAGCCTGACCATCACCGTGTTCAAGGTGCCGGGCGAGACCAACACCGACGACCTGTCGCCGGCGCCGGACGCCACCACCCGTCCCGACATCCCGCTGCACGCGCTGGCGATGCTCAAGAACAAGCGCGACGGCGCCCCGTTCGAGCCGGAAGAAGACGGCAAGCGCGGCCCGATCCAGGCCATCGCCGATCTCAAGGCCAAGGGCCATCTGGTCGCCTACGTCGGCGACGTGGTCGGCACCGGTTCCTCGCGCAAGTCGGCGACCAACTCGGTGCTGTGGTGGACCGGCGAGGACATCCCGTACATCCCCAACAAGCGCTTCGGCGGCGTGTGCCTGGGCTCGAAGATCGCGCCGATCTTCTACAACACCATGGAAGACGCCGGCGCGCTGCCGATCGAGCTGGACGTGTCGCAGATGGAGCACGGCGACGTGGTCGAGCTGCGCCCGTACGAAGGCAAGGCGCTGAAGAACGGGCAGGTGATCGCCGAGTTCGCGATGAAGTCGGACGTGCTGTTCGACGAAGTGCGCGCCGGCGGCCGCATCCCGCTGATCGTCGGCCGCGGCCTGACCGCCAAGGCGCGCGAGTTCCTGGGCCTGCCGGCCTCGGACCTGTTCCGCCTGCCGATGGACCCGCCGGACACCGGCAAGGGCTTCTCGCTGGCGCAGAAGATGGTCGGCCGCGCCTGTGGCCTGCCGGAAGGCCAGGGCATGCGCCCGGGCACCTACTGTGAGCCGAAGATGACCTCGGTGGGCTCGCAGGACACCACCGGCCCGATGACCCGCGACGAGCTGAAGGATCTGGCCTGCCTGGGCTTCTCCGCCGACCTGGTGATGCAGTCGTTCTGCCACACCGCCGCGTACCCGAAGCCGGTCGACGTCAAGACCCACCACACCCTGCCGGAGTTCATCTCCACCCGCGGCGGCGTGTCGCTGCGTCCGGGCGACGGCGTGATCCACAGCTGGCTCAACCGCATGCTGCTGCCCGACACCGTCGGCACCGGCGGCGACTCGCACACCCGCTTCCCGATCGGCATCTCGTTCCCGGCCGGCTCCGGCCTGGTCGCCTTCGCCGCCGCCACCGGCGTCATGCCGCTGGACATGCCCGAGAGCGTGCTGGTGCGCTTCAAGGGGCAGATGCAGCCGGGCGTGACCCTGCGCGATCTGGTCAACGCGATCCCGCTGTACGCGATCAAGCAGGGCCTGCTGACCGTGGCCAAGCAGGGCAAGAAGAACATCTTCTCCGGCCGCATCCTCGAGATCGAAGGCCTGCCGGAACTGAAGGTGGAGCAGGCGTTCGAACTGTCCGACGCCTCCGCCGAGCGGTCGGCCGCCGGTTGCACGGTGCGCCTGAACAAGGAGCCGATCGTCGAGTACCTGACCAGCAACATCACCCTGCTGAAGTGGATGATCGCCGAAGGCTATGCCGACGCGCGTTCGCTGGCGCGGCGGATCAAGAAGATGGAGGAATGGCTGGCAGACCCGCAGCTGCTCGAGCCCGATGCCGATGCCGAATACGCGGCGGTGATCGAGATCGACCTGGCCGACATCCACGAGCCGATCGTGGCCTGCCCGAACGACCCGGACGACGTGAAGACCCTGTCCGACGTGGCCGGCGCGGCGATCGACGAAGTGTTCATCGGCTCGTGCATGACCAACATCGGCCACTTCCGTGCCGCGGCCAAGCTGCTGGAAGGCAAGCGCGACATCCCGACCCGCCTGTGGGTCGCGCCGCCGACCAAGATGGACGCCTCGGAGCTGACCAAGGAAGGCCACTACGGCACCTTCGGCGCCGCCGGCGCGCGCATGGAAATGCCGGGCTGCTCGCTGTGCATGGGCAACCAGGCGCAGGCGCGCGAGGGCGCCACGGTGTTCTCCACCTCCACCCGCAACTTCCCCAACCGCCTGGGCCGCAACACCAACGTGTACCTGGGCTCGGCGGAACTGGCGGCGATCTGCTCGCGCCTGGGCCGGATCCCGACCAAGGACGAGTACATGGCCGACGTGGGCGTGATCAAGACCAGTGGCGAGCAGATCTATCGCTACATGAACTTCGATCAGATCCAGGACTATCAGGACGTGGCCACCACGGTCGCCGCCTGA
- a CDS encoding long-chain fatty acid--CoA ligase — MSLDRPWLQSYPAGVGADIDVDEYRSVAAVFESSVAKFGDRPAYCNFGKTLTYREAGELARQFAGYLLGELQLKKGDRVALMMPNCLQYPIATFGVLLAGMTVVNVNPLYTPRELRHQLIDSGASALVVIDNFGTTVQEVLADTPIKQVITTGLGDMLGFPKGPLVNFVLKYVKKLVPDYDLPNAIRFRDALTLGRLHTLPPIDIAPNDIAFLQYTGGTTGVAKGAMLTHRNLVANMLQAGAWISATGKLEEGKEVIITALPLYHIFALTANGLVFMKLGGLNHLISNPRDMPGFVKELQKTRFTAFTGVNTLFNGLLNTPGFDKVDFSSLKFTLGGGMAVQRAVAERWKQVTGVTLVEAYGLTETSPAACINPLTLTEYNGAIGLPIPSTDACVKDDQGQTLAHGEVGELCIRGPQVMKGYWRRPEDTAGAIDADGWLHTGDMARMDPQGFFYIVDRKKDMILVSGFNVYPNEVEDVIAMMPGVLEVAAVGVPDEKSGEAVKVVIVKKDPNLTAEEVKAHARANLTGYKHPRIVEFRKELPKTNVGKILRRELRDAPPPQ, encoded by the coding sequence ATGAGTCTGGATCGTCCGTGGTTGCAGAGTTATCCGGCCGGCGTTGGCGCCGACATCGATGTCGATGAATACCGCTCCGTCGCCGCCGTCTTCGAAAGCTCCGTGGCCAAGTTCGGCGACCGCCCCGCCTACTGCAACTTCGGCAAGACCCTGACCTACCGCGAGGCCGGCGAACTGGCCCGGCAATTCGCCGGCTACCTGCTGGGCGAACTGCAGCTCAAGAAGGGCGACCGCGTCGCCCTGATGATGCCCAACTGCCTGCAGTACCCCATCGCCACCTTCGGCGTGCTGCTGGCCGGCATGACCGTGGTCAACGTCAACCCGCTGTACACCCCGCGCGAACTGCGCCACCAGTTGATCGACTCCGGCGCCAGCGCGCTGGTGGTGATCGACAACTTCGGCACCACCGTGCAGGAAGTGCTCGCCGACACGCCGATCAAGCAGGTCATCACCACCGGCCTGGGCGACATGCTCGGCTTCCCCAAGGGGCCGCTGGTCAACTTCGTCCTGAAGTACGTCAAGAAGCTGGTGCCGGACTACGACCTCCCCAACGCGATCCGCTTCCGCGACGCGCTGACCCTCGGCCGCCTGCACACGCTGCCGCCGATCGACATCGCGCCGAACGACATCGCCTTCCTGCAGTACACCGGCGGCACCACCGGCGTGGCCAAGGGCGCGATGCTGACCCACCGCAACCTGGTCGCCAACATGCTGCAGGCAGGCGCCTGGATCTCGGCGACCGGCAAGCTGGAGGAAGGCAAGGAAGTCATCATCACCGCGCTGCCGCTGTACCACATCTTCGCGCTGACCGCGAACGGGCTGGTCTTCATGAAGCTCGGCGGGCTCAATCACCTGATCAGCAATCCGCGCGACATGCCGGGCTTCGTCAAGGAACTGCAGAAGACCCGCTTCACCGCCTTCACCGGCGTCAACACCCTGTTCAACGGCCTGCTCAACACCCCTGGCTTCGACAAGGTGGATTTCTCCTCGCTGAAGTTCACCCTCGGCGGCGGTATGGCGGTGCAACGCGCGGTGGCCGAACGCTGGAAGCAGGTCACCGGCGTCACCCTGGTCGAGGCCTACGGCCTGACCGAGACCTCGCCGGCGGCCTGCATCAACCCGCTGACCCTGACCGAATACAACGGCGCGATCGGCCTGCCGATCCCCTCCACCGACGCCTGCGTCAAGGACGACCAGGGCCAGACCCTCGCCCATGGCGAGGTCGGTGAGCTGTGCATCCGCGGGCCGCAGGTGATGAAGGGTTACTGGCGCCGGCCGGAGGACACCGCCGGCGCCATCGATGCCGACGGCTGGCTGCACACCGGCGACATGGCGCGGATGGATCCGCAGGGCTTCTTCTATATCGTCGACCGCAAGAAAGACATGATCCTGGTGTCCGGCTTCAACGTGTATCCGAACGAGGTCGAGGACGTCATCGCGATGATGCCGGGCGTGCTGGAAGTGGCCGCGGTCGGCGTGCCGGACGAAAAATCCGGCGAAGCGGTCAAGGTGGTCATCGTCAAGAAGGACCCCAACCTGACCGCCGAGGAGGTGAAGGCGCACGCCCGCGCCAACCTCACCGGCTACAAGCACCCGCGCATCGTCGAGTTCCGCAAGGAGCTGCCCAAGACCAACGTCGGCAAGATCCTGCGGCGCGAGTTGCGCGACGCACCGCCGCCGCAATAA
- a CDS encoding crotonase/enoyl-CoA hydratase family protein, protein MSTIDTLPRTRTYSSIRIDADGDDDSHWLYMHANPQLGTRPCFHSQMLDDVLAALEAMTTRANTLRKGALKHLVIASDANVFNLGGDLALFSDLIRRKDREQLLDYAYRCVSGVHQLQRGLAGDVRTIALLQGDTLGGGLEMALACHTIVAEEGVTMGLPEAIFGLIPGMGAYSFLCKRVAPHVAEQIILGADLYSSEQMHAMGIVDVLVPRNQGIDRVKQLIHHQRRSPQSYLAMNTVRNLAQPVTLQELQAITEIWVDSALALDEKSLRTMDRLVRAQTRRARDVAA, encoded by the coding sequence ATGAGCACGATCGACACGCTGCCCCGTACCCGCACCTATTCCAGCATCCGCATCGATGCGGACGGCGACGACGATAGCCATTGGTTGTACATGCATGCGAATCCACAGCTCGGCACGCGCCCATGCTTCCATAGCCAGATGCTGGATGACGTACTGGCAGCACTGGAGGCGATGACAACGCGTGCGAATACGCTCAGGAAGGGCGCACTGAAGCATCTGGTTATCGCCTCCGATGCCAATGTCTTCAATCTCGGCGGCGATCTTGCGCTCTTTTCCGACCTCATCCGCCGCAAAGACCGCGAGCAACTGCTCGACTACGCCTATCGCTGCGTGAGCGGCGTCCATCAACTGCAGCGAGGCCTGGCGGGCGACGTGCGCACCATCGCCCTGCTGCAAGGCGATACCCTGGGCGGAGGTCTGGAGATGGCATTGGCCTGCCACACGATCGTCGCAGAAGAAGGCGTCACGATGGGGTTGCCGGAGGCGATTTTCGGACTGATTCCCGGCATGGGCGCTTATTCCTTCCTGTGCAAGCGCGTCGCTCCGCATGTGGCCGAACAGATCATCCTGGGTGCCGACCTGTACAGCAGCGAGCAGATGCACGCGATGGGCATCGTCGATGTACTGGTCCCGCGGAACCAGGGCATCGACCGCGTGAAACAGCTCATCCACCACCAGCGCCGCAGCCCGCAGTCGTACCTGGCGATGAACACGGTGCGCAATCTGGCGCAACCCGTGACCCTGCAGGAACTGCAGGCGATCACCGAAATCTGGGTCGATTCCGCGTTGGCGCTGGACGAGAAATCGCTGCGCACGATGGATCGGCTGGTGCGCGCGCAGACCCGCCGTGCGCGGGATGTTGCAGCCTAG
- a CDS encoding AbrB/MazE/SpoVT family DNA-binding domain-containing protein: MEATVAERGQITLPKAVRDALGLSKGTILKVELDGGRIILRKSVDDAISRARGRFKLDGFASTDEAMRAIRGRAPGDPFEPEPDAGA, from the coding sequence ATGGAAGCCACTGTCGCCGAGCGCGGTCAGATCACCTTGCCCAAGGCCGTGCGCGACGCATTGGGCCTGAGCAAGGGCACCATCCTGAAAGTGGAACTTGACGGCGGCCGGATCATCCTGCGCAAGAGCGTGGACGATGCCATCTCGCGCGCTCGCGGCCGCTTCAAGCTCGACGGCTTCGCCAGTACCGACGAGGCGATGCGCGCCATCCGCGGCCGCGCCCCGGGCGATCCGTTCGAACCCGAGCCCGACGCCGGCGCATGA